A part of Paenibacillus donghaensis genomic DNA contains:
- a CDS encoding ATP-binding cassette domain-containing protein — MSNSQKKRLLQVENLSIGFSQYFKGTQKRMIHPIADMHVNIDEGEIVAVVGASGSGKSLLAHAVLGILPGNAITSGSILYQGEELTQKRKEQLRGREISFIPQSVNYLDPLMRVGKQVQIGLDRTTAQVQQDDLFARYDLKKSDGRLFPFELSGGMLRRVLFATSVREGVKLVIADEPTPGIHPEALSEILRQLKQFAKDGAGVMLITHDIMSALEIADRVAVIKDGTTVEISDVSAFEGQGDRLITDYTRRLWRALPQNDFDLEFKRKAEESCL; from the coding sequence ATGAGTAACTCACAGAAAAAACGGCTGTTACAGGTAGAGAACCTGTCCATTGGCTTCTCACAATATTTTAAGGGTACGCAAAAACGTATGATCCACCCCATAGCTGATATGCATGTGAACATAGATGAAGGTGAAATTGTAGCAGTGGTAGGAGCCAGCGGTTCAGGGAAAAGTCTGTTGGCACACGCTGTGCTGGGGATCTTGCCAGGCAATGCCATCACCAGCGGGAGTATCCTGTACCAAGGAGAAGAGTTGACACAAAAGAGAAAGGAACAGCTCCGAGGACGGGAAATCTCCTTCATTCCACAGTCCGTTAATTATCTTGATCCTCTCATGCGTGTCGGGAAGCAGGTACAGATCGGGCTGGATCGGACAACCGCACAGGTACAACAAGATGATCTGTTTGCACGGTACGACCTGAAAAAGAGTGATGGAAGACTGTTTCCGTTTGAATTATCGGGCGGAATGCTGCGCAGGGTGTTGTTTGCGACAAGTGTCAGAGAAGGGGTGAAGCTGGTCATTGCCGATGAGCCGACCCCTGGAATTCATCCGGAAGCACTCTCCGAAATCTTGCGGCAACTTAAGCAATTTGCGAAAGATGGTGCCGGGGTCATGCTGATTACTCATGATATTATGTCGGCGCTGGAAATTGCAGACCGGGTGGCCGTGATCAAGGATGGAACTACGGTGGAAATCTCCGACGTGTCAGCTTTTGAAGGCCAAGGCGATCGTTTGATAACCGATTACACTCGAAGGTTGTGGCGGGCCTTGCCGCAGAATGATTTTGATTTGGAATTCAAGAGAAAGGCGGAGGAGTCATGTCTCTGA
- a CDS encoding TIGR03943 family putative permease subunit, with translation MNDSLGLRLHYVLRAVILLVFALYIGHLVQQDALHYYVAPKLARWIRLCPVPLVLMALSLTLQALFGLGSTFCNCDHRLPSRGFRGAALYGLFLFPLLLGFLLPDRALGSMVAAQKGLALTYTVSDSKNNVNFEPSSPYNEEFSLLAKRLFEQPVITVHPELFSETFGAIDMYKESFEGKEIAVSGFLYRDPADSLERTFAVSRFLVQCCTADATPFGIMVDPKTTINLPADTWIEVRGKLHVLQYKGAEIMQIAADSVTPVSQPSTPYIYTSPDSIAAWNQLQNGTRNAGGLAPPLVGLSPTR, from the coding sequence ATGAACGATTCCCTGGGTTTACGTCTGCATTATGTACTCAGAGCGGTTATTCTGCTGGTCTTTGCTCTGTATATCGGGCATCTGGTTCAGCAGGATGCTCTCCACTATTATGTTGCACCCAAGCTGGCACGATGGATCAGGCTTTGTCCGGTCCCGCTTGTGCTGATGGCTCTAAGCTTGACGCTGCAAGCATTGTTCGGCTTGGGCAGCACCTTCTGCAACTGTGACCACCGTCTCCCCTCTCGGGGCTTCCGCGGCGCCGCTCTTTACGGATTGTTTCTCTTTCCACTGCTGCTCGGTTTCCTTCTGCCCGATCGAGCACTTGGTAGCATGGTGGCAGCCCAAAAGGGACTCGCCCTGACCTATACCGTCTCGGACTCCAAAAACAACGTCAATTTCGAGCCTTCCAGTCCCTATAACGAAGAATTTTCCTTGCTGGCCAAACGGTTATTCGAACAACCCGTAATTACTGTACATCCCGAGCTTTTCTCCGAAACCTTCGGGGCTATTGACATGTATAAAGAATCTTTTGAAGGCAAGGAGATTGCCGTCTCCGGGTTTTTATACCGTGATCCAGCCGATAGCCTGGAAAGAACCTTTGCCGTAAGCCGGTTTCTCGTGCAATGCTGCACCGCCGACGCCACCCCTTTTGGTATTATGGTTGACCCCAAAACAACTATAAATCTGCCAGCGGATACTTGGATAGAAGTCCGGGGCAAATTGCATGTGCTTCAATACAAGGGAGCGGAAATCATGCAAATTGCCGCCGATTCAGTAACACCGGTTTCTCAGCCCTCCACCCCCTATATTTACACCAGTCCAGACTCTATTGCAGCTTGGAACCAGCTGCAGAACGGGACACGGAATGCAGGTGGCTTGGCCCCTCCTTTGGTTGGACTTTCACCAACTAGATAA
- a CDS encoding AraC family transcriptional regulator yields MSKNKAGWYEVVNMNAPNCCLTRGLNELYGLQTFQQEKLQVPEPMGTGFWERIQVSASVEILICDMSFHEAMVIGSKEEDDHIKWSFCLGEPIEWMLKHSSQNYYLESGETSVFGRHLTSSIGYFQANRQYRGITIKQDPNYLNALQGHSGAKGWHNYLGSADTPFHKNTTSPAINRTLLDILRCDYEGGIRKMYLEGKVLELTAILLQENARERPVSSGMSKTDIKALMLAKEILDRNLQSTPSIAELSRQICLNEFKLKKGFKQLYGASVHAYVIDRRLETAYRLLESGSLNVTAAAELSGFNKPSYFAEKFRRKYGANPSRYFRENC; encoded by the coding sequence ATGAGTAAGAACAAGGCGGGGTGGTATGAGGTTGTTAACATGAATGCTCCGAACTGTTGCTTAACCAGAGGGTTAAATGAGCTTTATGGCCTGCAGACTTTCCAACAGGAAAAACTTCAAGTTCCTGAGCCAATGGGTACTGGATTCTGGGAGAGGATACAGGTGAGTGCTTCAGTTGAAATTTTAATTTGCGATATGAGCTTTCACGAGGCAATGGTAATTGGCAGCAAGGAAGAAGACGACCATATCAAATGGAGTTTTTGTCTCGGAGAACCGATAGAGTGGATGCTCAAGCATTCGAGCCAAAACTATTACTTGGAATCTGGTGAAACCTCGGTTTTTGGACGTCATTTGACCAGTAGCATAGGCTACTTTCAAGCGAACAGACAGTATCGCGGCATTACTATAAAGCAGGATCCAAATTACTTGAACGCACTTCAGGGACATTCCGGCGCTAAGGGTTGGCATAATTATCTCGGTTCCGCTGATACTCCCTTTCACAAAAACACGACCAGTCCAGCAATTAACCGCACTCTTCTGGACATACTGCGATGCGACTATGAAGGCGGCATCAGAAAAATGTACTTGGAAGGAAAAGTACTGGAACTGACTGCTATTCTATTGCAGGAAAATGCTCGTGAAAGACCAGTCTCTTCGGGTATGTCTAAGACTGATATAAAGGCTTTAATGCTGGCCAAAGAAATATTAGATCGAAATCTGCAATCTACTCCAAGCATAGCCGAGCTATCGAGACAAATCTGTTTAAACGAATTCAAGTTAAAAAAGGGTTTTAAACAGCTATACGGAGCATCAGTACACGCCTATGTGATAGATCGCAGGCTGGAAACTGCATATAGATTACTAGAGAGCGGTTCTTTGAATGTGACGGCAGCTGCGGAGTTGTCTGGATTTAACAAACCGAGTTATTTTGCCGAGAAGTTTAGACGGAAATATGGAGCCAATCCATCCCGGTATTTTAGAGAAAATTGCTGA
- a CDS encoding ABC transporter permease: MAKNIVIRLIRVVTLLIGLSILTFSLIHLSPMDPVNAYIGGDSSASPEQIEKIKEYWGVDKSPVEQYISWAKALLQGNFGISKLYRSPVIDIIQSRFLTSLALMGTAWILSGVIGYVLGMTAAINRGKWIDKIIKWYSYTLVSTPIFWMGLILLIVFAVWLKWFPVGLAMPGGMMESEVRFVDRIHHFVLPALTLSILGVANVAMHTREKMIDILNTEYVIFARARGESKWQIFKNHGVRNSIIPAISLQFAYFGELFGGSMLAEQVFAYPGLGSTLTTAGLKGDLPLMVGIILISSLFVFAGNLVADILNKVVDPRMKGEA; the protein is encoded by the coding sequence GTGGCAAAAAACATCGTTATTAGGCTGATTCGCGTGGTAACTCTGCTGATTGGATTATCCATTCTGACCTTTTCTCTTATTCATCTGTCTCCAATGGACCCGGTCAATGCATATATCGGGGGGGACAGCTCAGCGTCGCCAGAGCAAATTGAAAAAATCAAAGAATATTGGGGTGTAGATAAAAGCCCGGTGGAACAATATATTTCCTGGGCAAAAGCACTGCTGCAGGGCAATTTCGGGATTTCAAAGCTTTATCGCAGCCCTGTCATCGATATTATTCAAAGCCGTTTTTTAACATCACTTGCCTTAATGGGAACAGCGTGGATTTTATCGGGAGTGATTGGATATGTGCTTGGAATGACAGCCGCGATAAACCGGGGCAAATGGATTGACAAAATCATTAAATGGTACAGCTATACTCTGGTATCCACTCCAATCTTTTGGATGGGACTCATTCTTTTAATTGTTTTTGCTGTCTGGCTCAAATGGTTTCCCGTGGGTTTGGCCATGCCGGGGGGGATGATGGAGAGCGAGGTGCGGTTCGTAGACCGGATTCATCATTTTGTGTTGCCGGCTCTGACATTAAGTATTCTGGGAGTCGCCAATGTAGCGATGCATACCCGCGAGAAAATGATTGATATTTTAAACACAGAGTATGTCATTTTTGCTAGAGCCAGAGGCGAAAGCAAGTGGCAGATATTCAAAAATCATGGGGTTCGAAATTCTATCATTCCCGCAATTTCCCTACAATTCGCTTACTTTGGCGAACTTTTCGGGGGCTCTATGCTGGCGGAGCAGGTGTTTGCTTATCCTGGGTTGGGCAGCACCTTGACCACTGCGGGTTTAAAGGGTGATCTCCCTTTAATGGTGGGAATTATTCTGATTAGCTCCCTGTTTGTTTTTGCAGGGAATCTGGTTGCCGATATTTTGAATAAGGTTGTGGATCCGCGTATGAAGGGGGAGGCCTGA
- a CDS encoding ABC transporter permease yields the protein MLTIQEGMNVRKKMILLLAISSGFLLTILILSFWLSNDNLRLSAANKNLAPNLQYIFGTDWLGRDMFTRTIKGLRLSLAVGAFASILSVLIATVMGICAATFGKTVDAVISWIIDLFIGMPHLVFMVLICFIVGGGIHGIVLGVSLTHWTGLARVVRSEVLQIKGAEYIQISKSYGKSAWYIATKHILPSIFPQIMIGFLLMFPHVILHEAALTFLGFGLSPQTPAIGIILSEAMNHISTGKWWLVVFPGLLLVVVVKSFDSIGEQLRILMEPASSNE from the coding sequence ATGCTGACCATACAAGAGGGAATGAATGTGCGCAAGAAAATGATTTTGCTGCTTGCGATATCTTCCGGCTTTCTGTTGACTATACTGATTCTCAGCTTTTGGCTCAGCAATGACAATCTTCGATTAAGCGCTGCGAACAAAAATCTTGCTCCAAATCTTCAATATATATTCGGAACGGATTGGCTCGGGCGCGATATGTTTACACGTACCATTAAAGGACTGCGCCTGTCACTGGCGGTGGGAGCCTTTGCCTCTATTCTCAGTGTCTTAATCGCAACTGTAATGGGGATTTGTGCGGCGACCTTTGGCAAAACGGTAGATGCAGTTATTTCCTGGATAATCGATTTGTTTATTGGTATGCCCCATCTCGTTTTTATGGTATTGATCTGCTTCATAGTAGGTGGCGGAATACATGGAATCGTACTTGGCGTTTCTCTTACGCATTGGACGGGGCTGGCACGGGTGGTTCGCTCCGAAGTACTGCAGATTAAAGGTGCGGAATACATTCAAATATCAAAAAGCTATGGGAAATCTGCATGGTACATCGCAACAAAGCATATATTACCCTCAATTTTTCCTCAGATTATGATTGGTTTCCTGCTGATGTTTCCACATGTGATTTTGCATGAAGCAGCATTGACTTTCCTGGGTTTTGGGCTTTCTCCGCAAACTCCGGCTATCGGCATCATATTATCTGAGGCGATGAATCATATTTCTACCGGCAAATGGTGGTTGGTGGTGTTTCCGGGACTACTCCTGGTTGTAGTGGTTAAAAGCTTTGACAGTATTGGCGAGCAGCTTCGCATTCTGATGGAACCTGCCAGCTCCAATGAATAG
- a CDS encoding ABC transporter ATP-binding protein, translating to MDSRTEMTGLIRIAGEKKGLLIVASIFSVISSLLQIVPFIAVYKIIAELLMHAGNPETIDKDLILYWGVFVFAAMIVALVTFYISGISSHIAAFHILYQLRLRLAEHVAKVPMGYHSKTATGELKKIIEVSVEKIEKFIAHQLPDLVSAAVIPVLLVGYLCWLDWRLALILLIPIGCGFWLQARMFASAEGQTAYREFQYAVEEMNATGVEYIRGMPAVKVFGITADSFLTFKTAVVKYRDISLRITNLCKTSYSLFFVLMGSLFVFVVPVGILLLSENAGNQAFAITFILFLVITPSLSAPLLKLLHVGSGLREIIEGNKRIDAILSQKAVEEPQKPQIPESYDIQFHQVSFAYETVESKDYKPVLENISFLAQSGEMTALVGPSGGGKSTIASLLLRFWDVQEGMITIGGVPVQEMGTEQLMDTVSFVFQDVHLFYDSIEENIRMGNTVASGEDVIAAAKIACCHEFIEQLEHGYATKIGEGGTYLSGGEAQRIAIARALLKNAPILVLDEATAYADAENEHKIQQGLVELVKGKTVLIIAHRLSTIRAAEQILVLKQGRIVERGTHEELRCQQGLYDQMWQAHIRAASWKLGVGNLQSEAAKEGAGIE from the coding sequence ATGGATTCCAGAACTGAAATGACAGGATTGATTAGAATAGCCGGTGAAAAAAAGGGCTTGCTTATCGTAGCAAGCATTTTCTCCGTTATTTCGAGCTTGTTGCAGATTGTTCCTTTTATAGCGGTCTATAAGATCATTGCCGAATTATTGATGCATGCAGGAAATCCTGAAACGATTGATAAAGATCTTATTCTTTATTGGGGTGTATTCGTGTTTGCCGCGATGATTGTTGCGTTAGTTACCTTCTACATCAGCGGGATATCTTCCCACATTGCGGCTTTTCATATTCTCTATCAGTTGCGCCTGCGGCTTGCTGAGCATGTGGCCAAAGTACCGATGGGCTACCATTCTAAAACAGCCACAGGAGAGTTGAAAAAGATCATTGAAGTCAGTGTTGAAAAAATCGAGAAATTTATCGCCCACCAACTGCCGGATCTGGTGAGTGCCGCAGTGATTCCTGTTCTTCTTGTCGGATACTTGTGCTGGCTGGACTGGCGCCTGGCTCTGATTCTGCTGATCCCCATTGGCTGTGGCTTCTGGCTACAGGCTCGAATGTTCGCAAGCGCTGAAGGCCAAACGGCTTATCGTGAATTCCAATATGCCGTAGAAGAAATGAACGCTACAGGAGTGGAATATATCAGGGGAATGCCTGCGGTAAAGGTATTTGGCATTACGGCTGATTCATTTCTAACCTTTAAAACGGCAGTGGTCAAGTACAGGGATATCTCACTGCGGATTACTAATCTGTGCAAAACTTCCTACAGTCTGTTTTTTGTTCTCATGGGCTCGTTGTTTGTCTTTGTGGTACCGGTAGGTATTCTGCTACTCAGTGAAAATGCCGGAAACCAGGCATTTGCGATTACTTTTATTCTATTTCTGGTTATTACTCCAAGTCTGTCTGCTCCTCTGCTGAAACTGCTGCATGTGGGGAGCGGACTGCGGGAGATCATAGAAGGTAATAAACGGATAGATGCCATATTGTCGCAAAAGGCGGTGGAAGAACCGCAGAAACCACAAATTCCTGAGTCTTATGATATTCAGTTTCACCAGGTATCTTTCGCCTATGAAACTGTAGAAAGCAAGGATTACAAGCCTGTGTTGGAGAACATCAGCTTTTTGGCACAATCGGGCGAAATGACCGCACTCGTAGGTCCATCGGGCGGAGGGAAATCAACCATTGCCAGCTTGCTGCTGCGTTTTTGGGATGTGCAGGAAGGCATGATTACAATCGGGGGGGTGCCTGTTCAAGAGATGGGGACAGAGCAACTGATGGATACTGTTTCATTCGTCTTTCAGGATGTGCATCTGTTCTACGATTCGATTGAAGAAAACATCCGAATGGGGAATACAGTGGCATCCGGAGAGGATGTGATTGCTGCAGCCAAAATAGCCTGCTGCCATGAATTTATTGAGCAGCTGGAGCATGGATATGCTACGAAAATCGGTGAAGGCGGAACGTATCTGTCAGGTGGAGAAGCTCAGCGAATTGCGATTGCTCGTGCGTTGCTCAAAAATGCGCCCATATTAGTATTGGACGAAGCAACGGCTTATGCGGACGCCGAGAACGAACATAAAATCCAACAGGGCCTGGTAGAACTGGTCAAAGGAAAAACCGTACTTATTATTGCCCATCGTCTATCGACGATTCGTGCGGCTGAGCAGATTCTCGTTCTGAAACAGGGACGAATTGTAGAACGGGGAACACATGAGGAACTGCGGTGTCAACAAGGGTTGTATGATCAGATGTGGCAAGCGCATATTCGCGCAGCTTCATGGAAGCTGGGAGTTGGTAACCTGCAATCAGAGGCGGCAAAGGAGGGTGCGGGAATTGAATAA
- a CDS encoding MptD family putative ECF transporter S component encodes MNKNKKLKTKDYILAGIFSILVFVVNSVIGTLLTPFMVSAMPLISGACLFFSAIVYLIMAMKIGKRGVLLLLGLVTGIVYTIMGVPLLLPFFTLAGLLGESILLKGDGGQYRRITRQSLAYAAYGAVFGLGGYVTVYVYGSDYLDTMYSPEMSESMFNFAYSPSWMIGSLIFSFVLTLLGCVFAAKLLNKHFIKAGMIK; translated from the coding sequence ATGAATAAGAACAAGAAACTTAAAACCAAGGATTACATACTGGCAGGTATCTTCAGTATTCTGGTCTTCGTCGTTAACTCTGTAATAGGCACGTTGTTGACACCGTTCATGGTATCAGCCATGCCTTTGATTTCGGGAGCCTGCTTGTTTTTCTCCGCTATTGTCTATTTGATCATGGCAATGAAGATAGGTAAAAGAGGAGTATTGCTGCTCCTTGGACTGGTTACGGGAATTGTTTATACCATTATGGGCGTCCCGCTCTTGCTTCCTTTCTTTACTTTAGCAGGTTTGTTAGGTGAATCTATATTATTAAAAGGCGATGGAGGTCAGTACCGCCGAATTACCCGCCAATCTCTGGCCTATGCCGCGTATGGTGCGGTATTTGGTCTGGGAGGGTATGTCACCGTTTATGTGTATGGCAGCGACTATCTGGATACGATGTATTCCCCAGAGATGAGTGAAAGCATGTTTAACTTTGCCTATTCTCCGTCATGGATGATCGGAAGTCTAATCTTTTCCTTCGTGCTGACATTGCTGGGTTGTGTATTTGCCGCCAAACTGTTGAACAAGCACTTCATCAAAGCGGGAATGATTAAATAA
- a CDS encoding ABC transporter ATP-binding protein → MSLIGENLSHYYQKERWIFKDINLSVAPGEVLGLSGYSGCGKTTLARILAGYLSPREGQVTTDQKAIKEHDFRPVQLIYQHPEKAINPKWRMREVVTESYTPSQDILDAFEIRKEWMDRWPIELSGGEKQRFCIVRSLNPATRYIIADEMTTMLDAITQAQIWNAFLRICKSRDIGVIVVSHETSLLNRLCDTIFMICAEK, encoded by the coding sequence ATGTCTCTGATTGGAGAAAACTTAAGTCACTATTATCAAAAGGAACGCTGGATATTCAAGGATATCAACCTTTCAGTAGCCCCGGGCGAGGTTCTTGGTTTATCCGGTTACAGCGGATGCGGAAAGACTACACTGGCCAGAATATTGGCCGGGTATCTCTCTCCCCGTGAAGGGCAGGTAACTACAGATCAGAAAGCTATAAAGGAGCATGATTTTCGGCCTGTCCAATTAATCTACCAGCATCCGGAAAAAGCAATTAACCCCAAGTGGCGTATGCGGGAGGTTGTGACTGAGTCCTATACTCCTTCCCAGGACATTCTAGACGCTTTCGAGATACGAAAGGAATGGATGGATCGTTGGCCGATTGAGCTTTCAGGAGGGGAGAAGCAGCGCTTCTGCATCGTCCGTTCCCTTAATCCCGCTACAAGATATATTATTGCTGACGAGATGACTACGATGCTGGACGCTATTACACAGGCGCAAATTTGGAATGCGTTTCTCCGCATCTGTAAAAGTAGAGATATCGGCGTTATTGTGGTCAGCCATGAGACCAGCCTTCTCAACCGGTTATGCGATACTATCTTTATGATTTGTGCTGAGAAATAA
- a CDS encoding ABC transporter substrate-binding protein gives MKKNRNGISKSLTISYLAIALSLLILLTGCASSSNELVNSSRSQNSTTVKEDLVLAVGIMDGGQFDPKKGWGMTQIRLTHSSLLAIDSDLNFIGDLAKSYTISEDALTWTFPLREDAKFSNGEQVTPEDVKFTYEMLKEDGIKFDLSFVKSIDVVEDNTIAITLNEPRSTFVSQLTEIGIVPKAHYDEHYSENPIGSGPYQVVQYNEGQQVIMQYNPYWYGKEPQFKKLTFLLLEEDAALAAAKASQADIVYVPPTFAEQKVEGMTLRTYESIDSRGIMLPAVPSGGKGLTNGKEVEVGNDVTSDLAIRQALNIGLDRQKLLDVALDGHGKKAYSLADGLPWFNEETVIEDGKIEAATKILADGGWVDTNKDGIVEKDGLKAEFDMYFSSSDQLRSDLSLAAADQASAFGIKINLIGVTWDEIYLKGKTAAVAWGGGRHHPYQLYTMNSSEQIDKGIGNMSNYHNPKVDEYLHQALTSSSLEEANTYWKLAQWDGETGFSGIGDAPIVWLVRVDHLYLANEKLDLGKQPIHSHGHEWALFGNVTEWSWGK, from the coding sequence ATGAAGAAGAATAGAAACGGAATCAGTAAAAGTTTGACTATATCTTATTTAGCAATAGCATTATCTCTGCTTATTTTATTGACAGGCTGTGCATCCAGTTCTAATGAATTGGTGAATTCATCCCGTTCACAGAATTCAACAACCGTTAAGGAAGATTTGGTACTTGCCGTAGGGATTATGGACGGCGGGCAGTTTGATCCCAAAAAGGGTTGGGGGATGACACAAATCCGTCTGACCCATAGCTCACTGCTGGCTATTGACTCTGATCTTAACTTTATTGGGGATCTTGCGAAATCTTATACCATCAGTGAGGATGCCCTTACGTGGACTTTCCCGCTTCGCGAAGACGCCAAATTCTCTAATGGTGAGCAGGTTACTCCGGAAGATGTCAAGTTTACATACGAAATGCTTAAAGAAGACGGCATTAAATTCGATTTGTCTTTCGTTAAATCCATAGATGTAGTAGAAGACAATACCATTGCGATTACTCTTAACGAGCCTCGTTCAACATTTGTAAGCCAACTCACAGAGATCGGAATCGTACCTAAAGCCCACTACGATGAACATTATTCCGAAAACCCGATTGGCTCCGGTCCTTATCAGGTGGTCCAGTACAATGAGGGACAACAAGTCATCATGCAGTACAATCCTTATTGGTATGGCAAAGAACCCCAGTTCAAAAAATTGACCTTCCTTCTTCTCGAAGAAGATGCTGCCCTTGCAGCTGCAAAGGCTAGTCAAGCCGACATTGTATACGTTCCGCCGACGTTCGCAGAACAAAAGGTAGAGGGAATGACCCTTCGCACCTATGAGAGTATCGATTCCCGTGGGATCATGCTGCCTGCCGTGCCCAGCGGAGGTAAAGGCCTGACCAACGGCAAGGAAGTTGAGGTGGGCAACGACGTGACTTCAGATCTCGCAATCCGCCAGGCGCTCAATATTGGATTGGATCGCCAGAAGCTTCTGGATGTCGCACTCGATGGACACGGTAAAAAAGCATATTCCCTGGCAGATGGCTTGCCATGGTTTAATGAAGAAACGGTAATTGAGGACGGGAAGATTGAAGCTGCAACAAAAATCCTCGCCGACGGCGGCTGGGTAGATACGAACAAGGACGGTATTGTGGAAAAAGACGGTCTTAAAGCAGAGTTTGACATGTACTTCAGCTCCAGTGATCAGCTTCGCAGTGACCTTTCCCTGGCTGCTGCAGATCAAGCGAGTGCCTTCGGCATCAAGATTAATCTCATTGGGGTTACATGGGACGAGATTTATCTAAAAGGTAAGACAGCAGCAGTGGCATGGGGAGGCGGTAGACATCACCCTTACCAACTGTATACGATGAATTCCTCGGAGCAGATTGACAAGGGCATCGGCAATATGTCTAATTACCATAATCCCAAGGTGGATGAGTATCTGCATCAGGCACTCACGTCTTCCTCACTTGAAGAGGCCAATACATATTGGAAGCTTGCTCAATGGGATGGAGAAACGGGGTTTAGTGGTATCGGGGATGCTCCGATAGTTTGGCTGGTGCGCGTAGACCACTTGTACTTGGCAAATGAGAAGCTGGATCTTGGCAAACAGCCGATTCACTCGCACGGCCATGAGTGGGCATTGTTCGGCAATGTGACCGAATGGTCATGGGGCAAGTGA